In Betaproteobacteria bacterium, the following are encoded in one genomic region:
- the ilvN gene encoding acetolactate synthase small subunit: MRHIISVLLENEPGALSRVAGLFSARGYNIESLTVAPTEDPTMSRMTIVTSGSDDVIEQINKQLNKLVDVVKVIDLSEGEHIERELMLVKVRAVGKDREEMKRMADIFRGRIIDVSDRDYTIELTGSGSKLDAFLKAVSRDAILETVRTGASGIGRGDRVLKL; encoded by the coding sequence GAACCAGGCGCCTTGTCGCGCGTCGCGGGACTGTTCTCCGCCCGTGGCTACAACATCGAGTCGCTCACCGTCGCGCCGACCGAGGATCCGACGATGTCGCGCATGACCATCGTCACCAGCGGCTCGGACGACGTGATCGAGCAGATCAACAAGCAGCTCAACAAGCTGGTGGACGTGGTCAAGGTCATCGACCTGTCCGAGGGCGAGCACATCGAGCGCGAGCTCATGCTGGTGAAGGTGCGTGCCGTGGGCAAGGACAGAGAGGAAATGAAGCGCATGGCCGACATCTTCCGCGGCCGCATCATCGACGTCTCCGACCGCGACTACACCATCGAGCTCACCGGTAGCGGCTCGAAGCTCGACGCGTTTCTCAAGGCGGTGTCGCGCGACGCGATCCTGGAGACCGTTCGCACCGGCGCCTCCGGCATCGGCCGCGGCGATCGTGTACTGAAGCTCTAG
- the ilvC gene encoding ketol-acid reductoisomerase has product MKVYYDKDADLSLIRGKKVTIIGYGSQGHAHANNLKDSGVKVTVGLRKGGASWDKAKKAGIAVKAVGDAVKGADLVMILLPDEHHADVYRQEIEPNIRKGATLAFAHGFNIHFQQIEPRKDLDVVMIAPKGPGHLVRSTYVQGGGVPSLIAVYQDASGRARDLALSYAAAIGAARAGVIETTFREECETDLFGEQVVLCGGLTALIQSGYETLVEAGYAPEMAYFECLHEVKLIVDLIYEGGLANMRYSVSNTAEYGDFTRGPRIIDDRTREEMRRILKEIQSGQFAREFILENRAGTPTLKALRRMSAEHDLEKVGTKLRDMMPWIKQNRLVDKSRN; this is encoded by the coding sequence ATGAAGGTGTACTACGACAAGGATGCCGACCTTTCGCTGATCCGCGGCAAGAAGGTCACCATCATCGGCTACGGCTCGCAAGGCCATGCGCACGCCAACAACCTGAAGGATTCGGGCGTCAAGGTGACCGTGGGGCTGCGCAAGGGCGGCGCCTCCTGGGACAAGGCGAAGAAGGCCGGCATTGCCGTCAAGGCGGTCGGCGATGCGGTCAAGGGCGCCGACCTGGTGATGATCCTGCTGCCCGACGAGCATCATGCCGACGTCTACCGGCAGGAGATCGAGCCGAACATCCGCAAAGGCGCGACACTGGCCTTCGCGCACGGCTTCAACATCCACTTCCAGCAGATCGAGCCGCGCAAGGACCTCGACGTGGTGATGATCGCGCCCAAGGGCCCGGGGCACCTGGTGCGTTCGACCTACGTGCAGGGCGGCGGCGTGCCTTCGCTCATCGCGGTGTATCAGGATGCGAGCGGACGGGCGCGCGATCTGGCGTTGTCGTACGCGGCAGCGATCGGCGCGGCCCGAGCGGGCGTGATCGAAACGACGTTTCGCGAGGAATGCGAGACCGATCTCTTCGGCGAGCAGGTGGTGCTTTGCGGCGGACTCACCGCGCTCATTCAGTCGGGCTACGAAACGCTGGTCGAAGCCGGCTATGCGCCCGAGATGGCGTACTTCGAATGCCTGCACGAGGTGAAGCTGATCGTCGACCTGATCTACGAAGGCGGGCTCGCCAACATGCGCTACTCGGTCTCGAACACCGCCGAGTATGGCGACTTCACGCGCGGCCCGCGCATCATCGACGATCGCACGCGCGAGGAGATGCGCAGGATCTTGAAGGAGATCCAGTCGGGGCAGTTCGCGCGCGAGTTCATTCTGGAAAACCGCGCCGGCACGCCGACTCTGAAAGCATTGCGGCGCATGTCGGCCGAGCACGATCTGGAGAAGGTCGGAACGAAGCTGCGCGACATGATGCCGTGGATCAAGCAGAACCGGCTGGTCGACAAGTCGCGCAACTGA
- a CDS encoding phosphatidylserine decarboxylase — MAAGGSLYPHPVLAREGWVFIALSVLVAAAVAGLAGWAWSIPLWLVAVFIIQFFRDPARTPPPGENLVLAPADGRIVSVERTHDPYLKRDAVRLSVFMNIFNVHSNRSPVDGAVREIWYSAGTFLNAALDKASTGNERNALWLRTERGVDVTCVQVAGLIARRILCYVEPGTQLRRGERFGFIRFGSRVDVYLPVDAAPRARVGDTVYAGASVLAELR; from the coding sequence ATGGCTGCGGGCGGCTCGCTCTATCCCCATCCCGTCCTCGCCCGCGAGGGCTGGGTTTTCATCGCACTGTCGGTCCTGGTCGCGGCCGCAGTCGCCGGGCTCGCCGGCTGGGCCTGGTCGATCCCGCTGTGGCTCGTGGCGGTGTTCATCATCCAGTTCTTCCGCGATCCGGCACGCACCCCGCCGCCGGGCGAGAACCTCGTGCTCGCGCCCGCCGATGGCCGCATCGTTTCGGTCGAGCGCACTCACGATCCGTATCTGAAGCGCGACGCGGTGCGCCTGTCGGTGTTCATGAATATCTTCAACGTGCACTCCAATCGCAGTCCGGTCGACGGCGCGGTGCGCGAGATCTGGTACTCGGCGGGTACCTTCCTGAACGCCGCGCTCGACAAGGCATCGACCGGCAACGAGCGCAACGCCCTGTGGCTGCGAACCGAGCGTGGCGTCGACGTGACCTGCGTTCAGGTCGCGGGTCTGATCGCGCGCCGCATCCTGTGCTACGTCGAGCCGGGAACGCAGTTGCGCCGCGGCGAGCGCTTCGGTTTCATTCGCTTCGGCTCGCGTGTCGACGTCTACCTGCCCGTGGACGCCGCGCCGCGCGCCCGCGTCGGCGACACGGTGTATGCGGGTGCCAGCGTGCTGGCCGAATTGCGTTAG
- the pssA gene encoding CDP-diacylglycerol--serine O-phosphatidyltransferase translates to MEPYPPPGRHRGLLKNRFRRHGIYWLPNLITSGAMFAGFYAIVQAMNGRFELAAMAIFVAMVLDGLDGRVARFTRTQSAFGVEYDSLSDMVSFGLAPALIAYVWALQVMGRLGWVAAFVYCLGAALRLARFNTQVEVADKRFFQGMPSPAAACLVAGLVWAMNEYQIQGRDIRWLAWSVTLFAGLTMVSNVPYYSGKDINLRKSVPFWVVVVIAFTIGIVVSFANTLPELLFGLSVSYAASGYVYGTMRYLERRRASRRQIPPNSGTGGPGSDGT, encoded by the coding sequence ATGGAGCCCTATCCGCCGCCTGGCCGTCACCGCGGGTTGCTGAAGAACCGGTTTCGCCGTCACGGCATCTACTGGCTGCCGAACCTGATCACCTCCGGCGCCATGTTCGCCGGCTTCTACGCCATCGTGCAGGCGATGAACGGCCGCTTCGAGCTGGCGGCGATGGCGATCTTCGTCGCGATGGTGCTGGACGGGCTCGATGGCCGCGTCGCCCGCTTCACGCGCACTCAAAGCGCATTCGGCGTCGAATACGACAGCTTGTCCGACATGGTGTCGTTCGGGCTCGCGCCCGCATTGATCGCCTATGTCTGGGCGCTGCAGGTCATGGGGCGGCTCGGCTGGGTCGCCGCGTTCGTCTATTGCCTCGGGGCGGCGCTGCGGCTCGCGCGCTTCAACACCCAGGTCGAAGTCGCCGACAAGCGCTTCTTCCAGGGCATGCCGAGCCCGGCTGCCGCGTGTCTGGTCGCGGGGCTGGTGTGGGCCATGAACGAGTACCAGATTCAGGGCCGGGACATCCGCTGGCTCGCCTGGAGCGTGACCCTCTTCGCCGGGCTCACGATGGTGAGCAACGTGCCGTATTACAGCGGCAAGGACATCAACCTGCGCAAGAGCGTGCCGTTCTGGGTGGTGGTCGTCATCGCCTTCACCATCGGCATCGTGGTGTCGTTCGCCAATACGCTGCCGGAGTTGCTGTTCGGCCTGTCGGTTTCGTACGCTGCTTCCGGCTACGTATACGGGACGATGCGCTACCTGGAGCGGCGGCGGGCGTCCCGGCGCCAGATCCCGCCCAATTCCGGAACGGGTGGGCCCGGGTCGGACGGTACCTGA